The Thermincola ferriacetica genome segment ATGCCCTGAAAAAAAACCTGGAGTTACGCCATGACACAAAAAGCTTATGATATGCTGGGCTTAGCCCAAAGGGCAGGTAAGTTAATATCGGGAGAAGCTGCGGTGGAAGCTAATTTACATAAAGGCAAAGGGAAACTGGTTATTTTGGCAAATGATGCGTCAGCCAGGACAAAAAACAAATTTATTCA includes the following:
- a CDS encoding L7Ae/L30e/S12e/Gadd45 family ribosomal protein; translation: MTQKAYDMLGLAQRAGKLISGEAAVEANLHKGKGKLVILANDASARTKNKFIQLAGLMGVQHIIAGDKMRFGISLGKSPRSVLCITDEGFARRIKELFSSNL